The Mercurialis annua linkage group LG8, ddMerAnnu1.2, whole genome shotgun sequence genome window below encodes:
- the LOC126660530 gene encoding uncharacterized protein LOC126660530 isoform X2, translating into MAAESNSGFYRQDTLASALLNRHAISFQSEPLNSTTSTSTTSEMIPMGGGGGSNNYFGMNMLAGAHNSTIINTAPLPPPPQGIIHVNSSAAFIDSAAQPALQHDTGLAVEWSVDEQIILEEGLSKFADEPSIMKYIKIAATLRDKAVRDVALRCRWMTRKRRKAEEYNLGKKVIIRKDKLVESSSKMNVPSGLPQNMGVYPLMIQHANQDEPFSFEGISGTTRHLLEQNVQAFSKITSNLSTFKLQDNIDLFCRTRTNITAILNDMRDMPGIMSQMPPLPVSINEDLANSLLPSTTQSMMFCSPSGIQLKQEPRC; encoded by the exons ATGGCAGCTGAGTCTAACTCAGGGTTTTACAGACAAGACACTTTAGCCTCGGCGCTTCTCAACCGCCACGCCATTTCCTTCCAGTCTGAACCGTTAAATAGCACCACCAGCACCAGCACCACCTCGGAGATGATTCCCATGGGGGGTGGGGGTGGCTCTAACAACTACTTTGGGATGAATATGTTGGCTGGAGCTCACAATTCCACCATCATTAATACGGCTCCgcttcctcctcctcctcaaGGAATTATTCATGTCAATTCATCTGCTGCTTTTATCGACTCGGCAGCACAACCTGCCCTCCAGCATGACACCGGTTTGGCTGTTGAGTGGTCTGTTGACGAACAGATCATTCTGGAAGAGGGCCTTTCCAA ATTTGCTGATGAGCCAAGTATAATGAAATACATCAAGATTGCTGCCACCTTGCGTGATAAAGCTGTACGTGATGTTGCTTTGAGGTGTAGATGGATGACG AGAAAGAGAAGGAAAGCGGAAGAGTATAATCTGGGAAAGAAGGTCATTATTAGAAAG GATAAGCTAGTGGAATCATCCTCTAAGATGAATGTGCCTTCAGGTCTGCCGCAGAACATGGGTGTCTACCCACTAATGATACAACATGCCAACCAGGATGAACCATTTTCTTTTGAAG GAATAAGTGGTACAACCAGGCATTTGTTGGAACAAAATGTTCAAGCTTTTAGTAAAATTACATCTAACCTTTCTACCTTCAAG TTACAGGATAACATCGATCTCTTTTGTCGCACAAGGACCAATATTACTGCCATCCTGAATGA CATGAGAGATATGCCTGGCATCATGAGCCAGATGCCACCTCTGCCTGTATCTATTAATGAGGATCTTGCAAATAGTTTATTACCGAGCACAACTCAG TCAATGATGTTTTGCTCGCCTAGTGGGATCCAACTGAAGCAGGAGCCAAGATGCTGA
- the LOC126660530 gene encoding uncharacterized protein LOC126660530 isoform X3 — translation MAAESNSGFYRQDTLASALLNRHAISFQSEPLNSTTSTSTTSEMIPMGGGGGSNNYFGMNMLAGAHNSTIINTAPLPPPPQGIIHVNSSAAFIDSAAQPALQHDTGLAVEWSVDEQIILEEGLSKFADEPSIMKYIKIAATLRDKAVRDVALRCRWMTRKRRKAEEYNLGKKVIIRKDKLVESSSKMNVPSGLPQNMGVYPLMIQHANQDEPFSFEGISGTTRHLLEQNVQAFSKITSNLSTFKRISILFFFLYVFFRELQLYNYSYRITSISFVAQGPILLPS, via the exons ATGGCAGCTGAGTCTAACTCAGGGTTTTACAGACAAGACACTTTAGCCTCGGCGCTTCTCAACCGCCACGCCATTTCCTTCCAGTCTGAACCGTTAAATAGCACCACCAGCACCAGCACCACCTCGGAGATGATTCCCATGGGGGGTGGGGGTGGCTCTAACAACTACTTTGGGATGAATATGTTGGCTGGAGCTCACAATTCCACCATCATTAATACGGCTCCgcttcctcctcctcctcaaGGAATTATTCATGTCAATTCATCTGCTGCTTTTATCGACTCGGCAGCACAACCTGCCCTCCAGCATGACACCGGTTTGGCTGTTGAGTGGTCTGTTGACGAACAGATCATTCTGGAAGAGGGCCTTTCCAA ATTTGCTGATGAGCCAAGTATAATGAAATACATCAAGATTGCTGCCACCTTGCGTGATAAAGCTGTACGTGATGTTGCTTTGAGGTGTAGATGGATGACG AGAAAGAGAAGGAAAGCGGAAGAGTATAATCTGGGAAAGAAGGTCATTATTAGAAAG GATAAGCTAGTGGAATCATCCTCTAAGATGAATGTGCCTTCAGGTCTGCCGCAGAACATGGGTGTCTACCCACTAATGATACAACATGCCAACCAGGATGAACCATTTTCTTTTGAAG GAATAAGTGGTACAACCAGGCATTTGTTGGAACAAAATGTTCAAGCTTTTAGTAAAATTACATCTAACCTTTCTACCTTCAAG AGAATTTCAATTCTATTCTTTTTCCTTTATGTGTTTTTCAGAGAACTTCAACTCTACAACTACAG TTACAGGATAACATCGATCTCTTTTGTCGCACAAGGACCAATATTACTGCCATCCTGA
- the LOC126660530 gene encoding uncharacterized protein LOC126660530 isoform X1, whose translation MAAESNSGFYRQDTLASALLNRHAISFQSEPLNSTTSTSTTSEMIPMGGGGGSNNYFGMNMLAGAHNSTIINTAPLPPPPQGIIHVNSSAAFIDSAAQPALQHDTGLAVEWSVDEQIILEEGLSKFADEPSIMKYIKIAATLRDKAVRDVALRCRWMTRKRRKAEEYNLGKKVIIRKDKLVESSSKMNVPSGLPQNMGVYPLMIQHANQDEPFSFEGISGTTRHLLEQNVQAFSKITSNLSTFKRTSTLQLQLQDNIDLFCRTRTNITAILNDMRDMPGIMSQMPPLPVSINEDLANSLLPSTTQSMMFCSPSGIQLKQEPRC comes from the exons ATGGCAGCTGAGTCTAACTCAGGGTTTTACAGACAAGACACTTTAGCCTCGGCGCTTCTCAACCGCCACGCCATTTCCTTCCAGTCTGAACCGTTAAATAGCACCACCAGCACCAGCACCACCTCGGAGATGATTCCCATGGGGGGTGGGGGTGGCTCTAACAACTACTTTGGGATGAATATGTTGGCTGGAGCTCACAATTCCACCATCATTAATACGGCTCCgcttcctcctcctcctcaaGGAATTATTCATGTCAATTCATCTGCTGCTTTTATCGACTCGGCAGCACAACCTGCCCTCCAGCATGACACCGGTTTGGCTGTTGAGTGGTCTGTTGACGAACAGATCATTCTGGAAGAGGGCCTTTCCAA ATTTGCTGATGAGCCAAGTATAATGAAATACATCAAGATTGCTGCCACCTTGCGTGATAAAGCTGTACGTGATGTTGCTTTGAGGTGTAGATGGATGACG AGAAAGAGAAGGAAAGCGGAAGAGTATAATCTGGGAAAGAAGGTCATTATTAGAAAG GATAAGCTAGTGGAATCATCCTCTAAGATGAATGTGCCTTCAGGTCTGCCGCAGAACATGGGTGTCTACCCACTAATGATACAACATGCCAACCAGGATGAACCATTTTCTTTTGAAG GAATAAGTGGTACAACCAGGCATTTGTTGGAACAAAATGTTCAAGCTTTTAGTAAAATTACATCTAACCTTTCTACCTTCAAG AGAACTTCAACTCTACAACTACAG TTACAGGATAACATCGATCTCTTTTGTCGCACAAGGACCAATATTACTGCCATCCTGAATGA CATGAGAGATATGCCTGGCATCATGAGCCAGATGCCACCTCTGCCTGTATCTATTAATGAGGATCTTGCAAATAGTTTATTACCGAGCACAACTCAG TCAATGATGTTTTGCTCGCCTAGTGGGATCCAACTGAAGCAGGAGCCAAGATGCTGA
- the LOC126660610 gene encoding gibberellin 2-beta-dioxygenase 6-like, translated as MNQSMNPPLQCSYAAISSPPSNTLQSGEMRKSMSMSVEEYCHLPLIDLHHLRSDDEKERFACRSAISRASSDWGFFQVVNHGISTELLKNMPREQGKLFQTPFERKATNGLLNNSYRWGSPTATSPTQFSWSESFHIPLSQISQQPCFTGFTSLREVMMDFSASMSKLAKLLAGVLAENLGHSTAVFEDKCHESNSFLRLNHYPPCPISSEVFGLVPHTDSDFLTILYQDEVGGLQLMKDSKWVAVEPNQDALIVNIGDLFQAWSNDVYKSVEHKVMANRTKERYSIAYFLCPSYDTLIGSCKESSIYRDFTFGEFRKQVQEDVKKTGHKVGLPRFLLQNTC; from the exons ATGAATCAATCAATGAATCCACCACTCCAGTGCTCCTACGCAGCCATATCCAGCCCGCCTAGCAACACCCTGCAAAGCGGAGAAATGAGAAAGAGCATGAGCATGAGCGTGGAGGAATACTGCCACCTCCCATTGATAGACCTCCATCATCTGAGAAGTGATGATGAAAAGGAGAGGTTCGCTTGTCGTTCAGCTATATCGAGAGCTTCATCTGACTGGGGATTCTTTCAAGTAGTAAACCATGGCATAAGTACTGAGCTACTTAAGAATATGCCAAGAGAACAAGGGAAGTTGTTTCAAACACCTTTCGAGAGGAAAGCTACCAATGGTCTTCTAAATAATTCATATAGATGGGGATCCCCAACTGCTACTTCTCCCACCCAATTCTCCTGGTCCGAGTCTTTCCACATTCCTCTCTCTCAAATTTCCCAACAACCCTGCTTCACCGGGTTTACCTCTTTAAG GGAAGTGATGATGGACTTTTCGGCATCCATGTCGAAGCTAGCCAAGTTGCTTGCAGGAGTCCTAGCAGAGAACCTGGGTCATTCAACCGCAGTGTTTGAAGACAAATGCCACGAAAGCAATAGCTTCCTTCGGTTAAATCACTACCCACCTTGTCCAATATCTTCTGAGGTTTTTGGTCTAGTGCCCCACACTGACAGCGATTTCCTCACAATTCTTTATCAAGATGAAGTTGGTGGACTCCAACTTATGAAGGATTCCAAATGGGTTGCTGTCGAGCCTAATCAAGATGCTCTAATCGTTAACATTGGAGATCTTTTTCAG GCATGGAGCAATGACGTGTACAAGAGTGTGGAGCACAAAGTGATGGCCAATAGAACGAAGGAGAGATACTCAATTGCCTACTTCCTCTGCCCTTCATATGACACCCTCATAGGGAGTTGTAAAGAGTCATCTATATACAGAGACTTCACTTTCGGAGAGTTTAGAAAACAAGTTCAAGAGGATGTCAAGAAAACTGGTCACAAAGTAGGCCTTCCAAGATTCTTACTTCAGAACACATGTTAA
- the LOC126660611 gene encoding uncharacterized protein LOC126660611, whose translation MAEEEEGSRRRLPNWMINAAPAASSVKNETNHSKKNKKEKKIDAPDYKRGETLSTTSANDGAGDLSKRKRKSRNDAVSGDHHACDLTVKDLVTIAEEYVMLDNNNYNNESQNPNLSGELAAIANDAQSDQLTLNVSTGDAAQDMLHLLLGPLLTNPLHNNTPSFTSDHHIPLFSDSVAYQNHNDPPPQMLPPTITKKKSSLKDKVSLFFD comes from the exons ATGGCGGAGGAGGAAGAGGGAAGTAGACGGCGTTTACCTAATTGGATGATTAACGCCGCCCCAGCTGCTTCTTCAGTCAAAAATGAAACCAATCATtctaagaaaaacaaaaaggaGAAGAAGATCGACGCCCCTGATTATAAACGGGGAGAGACGTTATCAACAACTTCCGCTAACGACGGCGCCGGAGATCTTAGTAAAAGAAAACGGAAATCCCGAAACGATGCCGTCTCCGGCGATCACCATGCCTGCGATCTGACTGTTAAAGACCTCGTCACCATTGCTGAGGAG TACGTGATGCTTGAtaacaataattataataatgaatCACAAAATCCAAACTTGAGTGGTGAACTTGCCGCCATAGCCAATGATGCCCAAAGTGACCAGTTGACCTTAAATGTTAGCACTGGGGATGCTGCTCAGGACATGCTTCATCTTCTATTGGGACCCTTGCTCACCAATCCACTACATAACAATACTCCTTCATTTACTAGTGACCATCATATACCTTTATTCTCCGACTCCGTCGCTTACCAAAATCACAATGATCCACCACCACAGATGCTTCCACCTACCATTACCAAGAAGAAGTCCAGTCTAAAGGACAAGGTGTCCCTGTTCTTTGACTAA